The DNA segment CCGACGGACACAATAGCGGCATCTACGGCTGGACCCTGCTCCGCCCCCTTTGCCCGCAGCCCGACGTCTGATCCGACCCCTTTCTCGCCCTCCACCCCCAGGAGGCCCCCCATGCCTGCTCCCCGCGTCCGTCTCCCCTTCGCTGGCGCCTATCGCCTCACCCAGGGCTTCGCCGCCCGACCCGAAGTCTACAAGAAATTCGGCCTGGTCGGTCACAACGGCCTCGACTGGGGCACGCCCACCGGCACATCGATTCTGGCCGTCGCTGGCGGCAAAGCCATCGAGATCGCGTTCAAAGAAGGCCCAGGCGGCGCCGACGCTGACGGTTTCGGCAACTACGTCAAATTGGAGCACGACTGGGGCGAGTCGCTCTACGCCCATCTCAGCAAGGTCGACCTCCAAAAGGGCGATGCCATCAAGGAAGGCGAGCAGCTCGGATTATCCGGGAACACCGGCTTCAGCACTGCCGCCCATCTGCACTTCGGCCTGCGCGTCAACCCCTACAACCGCGACGATGGCTGGCGTGGCTACACCAACCCGGCCTGGTTTCTGGTCGGGCCAGGCTTCAACGAGGCCACCGACACCACCCAACTGGCCGAGATCAACCGCCAGTTACAGGCCGCCCAGCAGTCCGAGGCCGCAGCCCGGCAGGAACTGGCCAGCGCCCAGGCTGGCTTCGATTTCCAGCGCCAGGAATTGACTACGCAGGCCGATCTCTACCGCGAGCGTATCGGCGACCTGCTGAATCGCTATGCCGGCCAGATCCCACCCAACACCGACCTTCTGTCCTCGCTCGAAATCCTGGTGCAGAAAGACGCCTGGAATTTCGAGCGCCAGGAACTCAACGCCCAGGCCAATCTCTGGCGTGAGAAAGTCGTCGAACTCCTGCGCCGCCACATCCCCGGCCAGCTCCCGGCCAACGCCGACCCCCTGGCCACCCTGGAGGCGCTGATGAAGCAGTGGGCGGATGAGATCAAACAGGCCCGGTCGTCGCAACTGGCCGGGCTGGCGGCATCGTTCGCCGCCAGCCTGCCCCCGTCCGATCCTGTCACCTCTGGCTCGGCCCGCGCCCGCTCTCGCTCGAACTAAACCAGAGTCACTTTGCAGGCGTCCGTTTCGTTGCCAGGTTGACGAAGGACGAAGGATGGAGGACGATAGCAGTTCCATCCTCGCCACCCCCACGTTTCACTCCTCACGTTTCACGCCCCCCACCCCGTTCGCACGTAGGCGTGCTCACTCCTCCTACGCACCACGCACCACGGAATACGGAACACGGAACACGGAACACGCCCCCCCCACTCCGTTCGCACGTAGGCGTGCTCACTCCTCCTACGCACCACGGAACACGCAACACGGAACACGCCCCACGCCCTCCCACCCCGTTCGCACATAGGCGTGCTCACTCCTCCTACGCCCCACGGAACACGCAACACGCACCCCCCTGTGTCCGCCCTCCCCTACCGCCGCATCGTCCTTAAACTCGGCACCAGCGTCCTTACCGCCGGTACGCCCTATCTCAGCCGGCCGCGCCTCGTCGACCTGGTGCGGCAAGGCGCGGGCCTGCGCGACCGCGGGGCCGAGTTGATCGTCGTCAGTTCGGGCGCCATGGCCGCCGGCAAAGAGCAACTTCACTTCCCCGACCTGCCGCCCAGCGTCCCCGCCAAACAAATGCTCAGCGCCGTCGGCCAGCCCCGGCTGATGACCATCTACCAGCAATACTTCGAGATCTACGGCATCCACATCGGCCAGTTGTTGCTCACCCGCGCCGACCTGCAAGAACGCCGCCGCTACCTCAACGCCCGCCACACCCTGATGTCGCTGCTGGCGCACGGCATCCTGCCGATCATCAACGAAAACGACTCCGTCACGGCCGAGGAAATCCGGGTGGGCGACAACGACAACCTCTCGGCCATGGTCGCCACCCTGGCCGAAGCCGACCTCCTCATCCTCCTCACCGACCAGCCCGGCCTCTTCACCGCCGACCCACGCAAAGACCCTGCTGCCCAACTGATCCCCGAAGTCGAACGCATCGACGATGACTTGCTGGCGGCGGCGGGCGGGGCGGGCAGCGGCCTGGGCACCGGCGGCATGGCCACCAAACTCCAGGCCGCCGAAACCGCCACCCGCGGGGGCGCCACCGTCCTCATCGCTTCCGGCAGCCAGCCGGATGTCCTCCTCCGGTTGGCCGAGGGCGCGCCTCTGGGCACCCGTTTTCTGCCCTCTGCCGGCCGGCCCGAAAGCCGCAAACGTTGGCTGCTGGCCGGCTACACCACGTCAGGACGTCTTGTGGTCGACGCCGGCGCCGCCAAAGCCCTTGTCCGCAACGGCAGCAGCCTGCTTCCGGCCGGCATCGCCGCCGTCGAGGGCGACTTCCAGCGCGGCGACACCATCAGCATCCTCGCTCCCACTGGGCGCGAGCTGGCGCGTGGCCTCACCAACTACCAGGCCGATGAAGTCCGCCGTCTGCGCGGCCGCCACTCGCGCGAGATCCTGGCCATCCTCGGCTACGAATATGGCGAGGAAGTCATCCATCGCAACGACTTGATTTTGTTGTAGGTGAAGCATGATCGCTCAAAGCACTCCAGTGACAATCCATCTGCCAAACACCGTCTATCGCAAGCTGCAACAAGCGGCCCGGACAACCAATCGGGGTCTGGAGGATATTCTCTTGCAGACGATCAGCGGCAATATCCCTCCGTCAGTCGAGGAAGCGCCCGCCGACGTGCGGGCCGAACTTGAACCGTTGCAATGGCTTGACGAGGAGAATCTGTGGGCAGTCGCTCGCAGCCGGCTGGCGTCGCCGCAACAGGAACGCCAACTGTATCTGTTGCGACAGAACCAACGCGGCGCCATCACCGCGACAGAAAAAGATGAAATGGAACGACTCGGCGATCTGGCGGATCGACTGACGTTGAAGAAGGCTTATGCTTATGCGCTCCTGCGCTGGCGCGGTTTTCCTCTGCCTGCCCTTGAGACAATCGAGGATGAGGTGTGAGCACAGGCTACGTATCCGCTGAACTCGAACGCCAGGTCCGACTGGATGCTGGTCATCGATGCGGCTATTGTCGCGTCTCCGAAGCCATAACCGGCATGGCATTGACCATCGATCATATCGTTCCCGAGGCTGCTGGCGGGCAGACAATCCGTGAGAACTTGTGGTTGGCATGTGAGCGGTGTAATCGCTGCAAAGGCGACCGCACCGCTGGCCCTGATCCGCTGACTGGCCGCTCCACTTCCTTTTTCAATCCACGCACCCAGGCATGGCATGAGCATTTCTCCTGGGATCACAGCGGCACACAGATCGTGGGCCTGACGGCAACCGGTCGAGCCTCAGTTTTGGCGCTTCGCCTCAATCATCCTTTGGCCCTCATCGCCCGCCATCTCTGGGTGGGCGTTGGTTGGCATCCACCACGCGACTAAGGCCCTTGCCGCGCACCCATTTCCATCTCCTCTTTCGTCATGACAGCCAACCCCCTCACCCCCCTCGGCCAACAGGCCCGCGCCGCCGCTCGCACCCTGGCCACCGCCTCCACCGGAACCAAGAACGCCCTCCTCCACGCCATCGCCGATGGCCTGGTGGACGGCCAGGAAAGCATCCTGGCCGCCAATGCCCTCGATATAGCCGATGGACGGGCCGCCGGGCTGCGCGACAACCTCATCGACCGTATGTCCATCACCCCCGGCCGGCTGACCGGCTTCGCCGCCGACACCCGCGCCGTTGCCGCCCTGCCCGACCCGGTGGGCAGCGAATTCGACGCCCGTCTGCTGCCCAACGGCCTGCGCATCAGCCGCCGCCGCACCCCGCTTGGCGTCCTCGGCGTCATCTACGAGGCCCGCCCCAACGTCACCGTCGACATCGCCGCCCTGGCCCTCAAGACTGGCAACGCCGCCATCCTGCGCGGGGGCAAAGAGATCATGCGCAGCAACCTGGCCATCCTGGCCGTCATCCATGCCGCCCTGGATCAGATTGGCCTGCCCCGGCCTGCCATCCAGTACATCGACAGCCCCGACCGCGCCTTCATCGGCCATTTGCTCAAACTCCACGATTACGTCGATGTCATCATCCCCCGCGGCGGCGCCAGCCTGCACCAATTCTGCCGCGAGAACAGCACCATCCCCGTCATCACCGGCGGCGTCGGCATCTGCCACTACTTCGTAGACGAGAGCGCCGATTTCGCCAAAGCCCTGCCTGTCATCCACAATGCCAAAACCCAGCGGCCCAGCGTCTGCAATTCGCTCGACGCCCTCCTGGTGCACGAAGCCATCGCCGCCCACTTCCTGCCGCTGGTGGTCGATCACCTCACCCCGGCCGGCGTCAGCTTCCGGGCGGACGAGGCGGCCATGGACATCTTGGCCGGTCGCGACAACGTCCAGCCGGCCGGCCCCGCCGACTTCGACACCGAGTGGATGAACCTCACCCTCGGCCTGCGCATCGTCCCCGACCTGGATACCGCCATCGACCACATCCGCCAGCACAGCCTCGACCACTCCGACGGCATCCTCACCCAAAACTGGAACAACGCCCAGCGTTTCCTCAACGAAGTCGATAGTTCCGCCGTCTTCGTCAACGCCTCCACCCGCTTCAACGACGGCGGCCAATTCGGTCTCGGCGCCGAAGTCGCCATCAGCACCCAGAAACTCCACGCCCGCGGCCCCATGGGCCTGGCCGAGCTGACCACCTACAAATGGATCGTCCTCGGCGACGGCCACATCCGGGCGTGAGATATATGTTCCGTGTTCCGTGTTCCGTCTCCCTGCGTCCCTGCGTCTCCCCCTCCCTGCGTCTCCCCCTCCCCCCTCCCCCCTCCCATGCCCCGCCCCGGCTTCTGGCAGAACCTCCGCCGTCTCTTCAGCGCCCCGCCTGAGATCACGCCTGAGCAACTGGCCGACCCCAACCCCACCCGGCGATGGCGCAGCGCCCGAGCTGTAGCCGGCTCGCCCCGCCCGGCGCTCCTTCCCGACTTGTTCCGTCTCCTGGCCGACCCCGACCCGATCGTGCGCGACGAGGCCGGGCGCGCCCTGGCCGCGTGGGGCAGCGAACACAGCCTCCAGCCCGCCCTTGACCTCCTCGCCGGCGATCCGGCCCCCGAAACCGCCGCTTCCGCCCTCGACCTCCTGGCGCTTCTGGCCGCCCCCGACGCCCACCCCCTGGCTGCCCGCTACCTGACCGCCCCCGATCCGCTCCTGCGCACCGCCGCCGTTCGCTCCCTGGCCGCGGCCAACCCCCAGGCCGCGGCCCCTGCCCTCATCCCCCTCCTGGCTGACCCCGACCCGCGCGTCCGGCGCGCCGTCTGCCTGGCCCTGGGCCACAGCGGCGACCCCGCCGCCCTGCCCGCCCTGCTCGCCGCCCAGAAAGACAACGACCCCTCGGCCCGCCAGTTCGCCCGCCAATCCGGCGCCCGCCTCGAGGCCGAACTCGCCCGCCGCCAGAAAGAAGCCGAGCGCGCGGCTGCCAGGAAGACGGGGAATGACGGGAACGCGGGATAACGTCAACAATCAACCGTCAACAGCCAAAAGTCAACGGCTAACCTGCCACTCCCCGCCCTTGATCCACACCTTCGGCCTGCGCAATAGCCTGCGTTTGCAGAGCCTGGCCCGGCGCAGCGTCCCCCTCAGCCTGGAACACTATTTCATGGAGGCCAGCGTCAGCTTCTGGGCCGCCGTGAGTTCCCCGCTGCCCTGGCACGGCGCCGGCGCCGCCACCTATCTTCACGTCCCCGCCAACGATTCACCCCCCTTGCGCGGCTTCATCCAGGCTGTCAAGCGTTTTGCCCGGCCCGAAGCCGACCTCACCCGCATCGCCCCCGCTCACGACGCCGCCCCCCTGGCTCCCGCCGTCTGGCAGCGTCTGCTAGAGCGCATCATCGCCGAGGCCGGCGAACATGGCATCCACCGCCTCTACGCCTGCCTGCCCAACCGCGAGGCCGAGGCCCTGGCCACCCTCGCCGCCGCCGGTTTCGTCCCCTACATCCAGGAAACCCTCTTCCGCCACGAGCCGCTGCCCTTGCCGCCAGCCGGCGACGCCGCCAACTGGCCGCACGTCCGCCCGCAGCGCGAGGCCGACAGCTTCGCCCTCCTGCGCTTGCACAGCCGTCACACCCCGCCCCTCGTCCAGCAGGCCGAAGGCGCGCTCAGCAGCAGCGACGAATCGCCCTCGCCGCTCGATCTGCGCCGCTGGTGGCAGCCGGAACACAACGAGGGCTTCGTCTATGAGGAGAAAGGCGACATCCTGGCCGCGGCGCAACTGAGCCGCGGGCGCAACGTCCACTGGCTGCGGCTGCTGGGCGACCCGATCGCAACCGCCCCGCAGAGCGAACTCCTGGCCTGCAGCCTCCATGCCCTGGCCCACTACAGCCCCCGCCCCATCCTCAGCCCCATTCGTCCCTACCAGACCGGCCTGGGCGCTCCCCTGGTCGATTTCGGCTTTGCACCCGACATCACCTTCACGCACCTGGTCAGATACACCACCAGCCCGGTCCGCAAAACCGTCCCCGCCCGCGACATGGTCGAGGCCGTCCTCCCGGCCCTGCGCCCTAGCGAGGCCCCGAACCTGACCCCCTATCCCTGACCCATCTCACCCTTTTTCTCGCCCGCTTTGGCGAAGCTATGCAACAAAACATCACCGATGATCTGGACGTCCTCCTGGCCGTCCTGCCACCCGCCCTCACCCACCGTCTCCACGAACTGAACCAGGCCGACAAACTGATCGAGATCGTCCTCGACCTCGGCCGCAAACCCGAAGCGCGCTTCACCGACCACGATGACGTGCTGCTCGAGCGCGAGACGGCCCCCGAAGACATCGCCTACATCGTCGAGCGCATCGGCGACTTCACCGAAGACAACCGCGCCGGCATCGCCCGCACCCTCCACCGCATCTCGGCCATGCGCAACCGCAAGGGCGACATCGTCGGCCTCACCTGCCGCGTTGGTCGGGCGGTGTACGGCACCATCGACATCATCCAGGACATCGTCACCGGCGGCCAGAGCATCCTCCTGCTGGGCCGGCCCGGCGTGGGCAAAACCACCCTCCTGCGCGAGGCCGCCCGCGTCTTGGCCGACCAGAAGAAACGGGTGATCATCGTCGACACCTCCAACGAGATCGGCGGCGATGGCGACATCCCCCACCCGGCCATTGGCCCCGCCCGGCGGATGCAGGTGCCCATGCCCTCGCTCCAGCACGAAGTGATGATCGAAGCCGTGGAAAACCACATGCCTGAGGTCATCATCATCGACGAGATCGGCCGCGCCCTGGAGGCCGAAGCCGCCCGCACCATCGCCGAGCGCGGGGTGCAGCTGATCGGCACCGCTCACGGCCGCACCCTGGGCAACCTCCTGCTCAACCCCACCCTCTCCGACCTGGTGGGCGGCGTCGAATCCGTCACCCTCTCGGACGAAGAAGCCCGGCGTCGCGGCACCCAAAAGGCCGTGCTCGAACGCCGCGCCCCGCCGACCTTCGATGTCCTGATCGAACTCGTCGACCGCCAGCATCTCATCGTCCACCACGATGTCGCCCGCGCCGTCGATTCCCTCCTGCGCGAGCGGGCGCTGAAGGCCGAAACCCGCTATCGCGACGAGCAGGGCAGCATCGTCATCGAGCGCAGCGACGCCTGGAAAGCCGAAGAACCGGAGGCCGCCCCGCTGCCGGGTGTTCGCAACGGCGCCCGCGGCGAGCGGTACGAACGCACCGGCTTCACGCGTGAGATCCAGCGCCAGCCCGCGGCCCCAAGTTCGGCCCGCACCCTGAATATCTACTGCTACGGCGTGGGCCAGAACCGCCTGCGCGCCGCCGCCCAAAGCCTGGGCGTGAACATCGAGATCACCAACGACCTGCACCGGGCCGACCTGGTCATCACCCTCAAGACCTACTTCCGCAAACAGCCTCAGCCCGTCAGCGAAGCCGAGGCGCGGGGCATCCCGGTCTATGTCATCCGCTCCAACACCGTCCACCAGATGGAGATCCTGCTGGCCGACCTCTTCGCCCTCAAGTTGGCCGCCGAAGAACCAACCGGCACGGCCATCGACGAAACGCGA comes from the Caldilineales bacterium genome and includes:
- a CDS encoding HEAT repeat domain-containing protein; protein product: MPRPGFWQNLRRLFSAPPEITPEQLADPNPTRRWRSARAVAGSPRPALLPDLFRLLADPDPIVRDEAGRALAAWGSEHSLQPALDLLAGDPAPETAASALDLLALLAAPDAHPLAARYLTAPDPLLRTAAVRSLAAANPQAAAPALIPLLADPDPRVRRAVCLALGHSGDPAALPALLAAQKDNDPSARQFARQSGARLEAELARRQKEAERAAARKTGNDGNAG
- the proB gene encoding glutamate 5-kinase, with the translated sequence MVLKLGTSVLTAGTPYLSRPRLVDLVRQGAGLRDRGAELIVVSSGAMAAGKEQLHFPDLPPSVPAKQMLSAVGQPRLMTIYQQYFEIYGIHIGQLLLTRADLQERRRYLNARHTLMSLLAHGILPIINENDSVTAEEIRVGDNDNLSAMVATLAEADLLILLTDQPGLFTADPRKDPAAQLIPEVERIDDDLLAAAGGAGSGLGTGGMATKLQAAETATRGGATVLIASGSQPDVLLRLAEGAPLGTRFLPSAGRPESRKRWLLAGYTTSGRLVVDAGAAKALVRNGSSLLPAGIAAVEGDFQRGDTISILAPTGRELARGLTNYQADEVRRLRGRHSREILAILGYEYGEEVIHRNDLILL
- a CDS encoding glutamate-5-semialdehyde dehydrogenase translates to MTANPLTPLGQQARAAARTLATASTGTKNALLHAIADGLVDGQESILAANALDIADGRAAGLRDNLIDRMSITPGRLTGFAADTRAVAALPDPVGSEFDARLLPNGLRISRRRTPLGVLGVIYEARPNVTVDIAALALKTGNAAILRGGKEIMRSNLAILAVIHAALDQIGLPRPAIQYIDSPDRAFIGHLLKLHDYVDVIIPRGGASLHQFCRENSTIPVITGGVGICHYFVDESADFAKALPVIHNAKTQRPSVCNSLDALLVHEAIAAHFLPLVVDHLTPAGVSFRADEAAMDILAGRDNVQPAGPADFDTEWMNLTLGLRIVPDLDTAIDHIRQHSLDHSDGILTQNWNNAQRFLNEVDSSAVFVNASTRFNDGGQFGLGAEVAISTQKLHARGPMGLAELTTYKWIVLGDGHIRA
- a CDS encoding M23 family metallopeptidase is translated as MPAPRVRLPFAGAYRLTQGFAARPEVYKKFGLVGHNGLDWGTPTGTSILAVAGGKAIEIAFKEGPGGADADGFGNYVKLEHDWGESLYAHLSKVDLQKGDAIKEGEQLGLSGNTGFSTAAHLHFGLRVNPYNRDDGWRGYTNPAWFLVGPGFNEATDTTQLAEINRQLQAAQQSEAAARQELASAQAGFDFQRQELTTQADLYRERIGDLLNRYAGQIPPNTDLLSSLEILVQKDAWNFERQELNAQANLWREKVVELLRRHIPGQLPANADPLATLEALMKQWADEIKQARSSQLAGLAASFAASLPPSDPVTSGSARARSRSN
- a CDS encoding AAA family ATPase, whose protein sequence is MQQNITDDLDVLLAVLPPALTHRLHELNQADKLIEIVLDLGRKPEARFTDHDDVLLERETAPEDIAYIVERIGDFTEDNRAGIARTLHRISAMRNRKGDIVGLTCRVGRAVYGTIDIIQDIVTGGQSILLLGRPGVGKTTLLREAARVLADQKKRVIIVDTSNEIGGDGDIPHPAIGPARRMQVPMPSLQHEVMIEAVENHMPEVIIIDEIGRALEAEAARTIAERGVQLIGTAHGRTLGNLLLNPTLSDLVGGVESVTLSDEEARRRGTQKAVLERRAPPTFDVLIELVDRQHLIVHHDVARAVDSLLRERALKAETRYRDEQGSIVIERSDAWKAEEPEAAPLPGVRNGARGERYERTGFTREIQRQPAAPSSARTLNIYCYGVGQNRLRAAAQSLGVNIEITNDLHRADLVITLKTYFRKQPQPVSEAEARGIPVYVIRSNTVHQMEILLADLFALKLAAEEPTGTAIDETRQAVEKVLAGAPVVELSPQPPDVRRQQHRLARESNLISHSYGREPNRRVRVYRE
- a CDS encoding HNH endonuclease — its product is MSTGYVSAELERQVRLDAGHRCGYCRVSEAITGMALTIDHIVPEAAGGQTIRENLWLACERCNRCKGDRTAGPDPLTGRSTSFFNPRTQAWHEHFSWDHSGTQIVGLTATGRASVLALRLNHPLALIARHLWVGVGWHPPRD